In Capsicum annuum cultivar UCD-10X-F1 chromosome 11, UCD10Xv1.1, whole genome shotgun sequence, one genomic interval encodes:
- the LOC107847623 gene encoding pentatricopeptide repeat-containing protein At4g01400, mitochondrial: MRMLSLHFSSKDLLSIVMCSSTWLSKAEPPSTWYNLKCHCHTQQSEQDRERRQADEEHKRNKNQRPSIGSPARVQKLIASQSDPLLAKEIFDLASREPNFQHSYATFHTLILKLGRSRQFSLMQSILSSLKSQHYSVRPSLFSHIIQVYGDAGLPDRALKTFYTILEFNMKPLPKHLNLILEILVTHRNFLRPAFDLFRSAHTYGVLANTESYNILMRAFCLNDDLSIAYTLFNQMFKREISPNIESYRILMQGLCRKSQVNTAVDLLEDMLNKGFVPDALSYSTLLNSLCRKKKFKEAYKLLCRMKVKGCNPDIVHYNTVILGFCREGRAADACKILEDMPSNGCLPNLVSYRTLVGGLSNQGMYDEARSYMVEMMSKGFSPHFSVVHAVVKGFCNLGKIEEACGVAGSILKHGEPLHTDTWEEIVSRILEWDAAEKIGNILEEITRAELKPETRIVEVGARLGEYLMNRIKSKSRKG; encoded by the coding sequence ATGAGGATGCTTTCACTTCACTTCAGCTCCAAGGATCTCTTGTCTATTGTCATGTGTTCTTCCACTTGGCTATCAAAGGCCGAGCCACCGTCTACCTGGTACAATCTTAAATGTCATTGTCATACACAACAGTCAGAGCAAGATAGAGAACGAAGACAAGCTGATGAAGAACATAAACGGAACAAGAACCAGAGACCGTCTATTGGCTCTCCAGCTCGAGTCCAGAAGCTTATTGCCTCCCAATCAGATCcactccttgctaaagaaattttTGATTTAGCCTCACGAGAACCCAATTTCCAGCACTCTTATGCTACTTTCCACACCCTCATCCTTAAGCTTGGCCGTTCCCGCCAGTTCTCCCTCATGCAGTCGATCCTCTCTTCCCTCAAGTCACAGCATTATTCCGTCCGCCCATCTCTCTTTTCTCACATCATCCAAGTCTATGGTGATGCTGGCCTACCTGACAGAGCACTTAAAACTTTTTATACTATCCTAGAATTCAATATGAAGCCCCTTCCGAAGCATCTCAACCTTATTCTTGAAATTCTCGTTACTCACCGAAACTTTCTTCGCCCAGCATTTGATCTCTTTAGATCTGCACATACATATGGAGTTTTGGCGAACACTGAGTCCTACAACATTCTAATGCGGGCTTTCTGTTTGAATGATGATTTAAGTATTGCTTACACGCTATTTAATCAAATGTTTAAGAGAGAAATCAGTCCTAATATAGAGTCATATAGGATTCTGATGCAGGGTTTGTGTCGAAAAAGTCAAGTGAATACAGCTGTTGACTTGTTGGAGGACATGCTGAATAAAGGCTTTGTTCCTGATGCTTTAAGTTATAGCACTCTATTAAACAGCTTGTGTCGGAAAAAGAAATTTAAGGAGGCTTACAAGCTTCTTTGTAGAATGAAAGTAAAGGGTTGCAATCCTGACATTGTCCATTACAATACAGTTATTCTGGGGTTCTGTCGAGAAGGTCGTGCTGCTGATGCCTGTAAAATCCTCGAGGACATGCCATCAAATGGATGTCTTCCCAATTTGGTCTCTTATAGGACATTAGTTGGGGGTCTAAGCAACCAGGGAATGTACGATGAGGCTAGGAGTTACATGGTGGAAATGATGTCGAAAGGCTTCTCTCCGCATTTTTCTGTGGTTCATGCGGTTGTGAAAGGTTTCTGTAACCTAGGTAAAATTGAGGAAGCTTGTGGAGTAGCGGGGAGTATTTTGAAGCATGGAGAACCCCTACATACAGATACATGGGAAGAAATTGTATCCAGGATCTTGGAATGGGATGCTGCTGAAAAGATAGGGAATATCTTGGAGGAAATAACTAGAGCTGAGTTAAAACCTGAAACGAGAATAGTGGAGGTTGGCGCTAGGTTGGGTGAATATTTGATGAACAGGATAAAAAGTAAATCAAGGAAGGGTTGA